A window of Novosphingobium terrae contains these coding sequences:
- the dctP gene encoding TRAP transporter substrate-binding protein DctP — protein sequence MIRDFEISTAASASRRSFLTSAVGAAAAAPFLPGVATEAMAQSPRILKFSDHEPLGGMRTRFLKQTVFSAIARESKGRLKIEDHWDGEIAAAYDALGAVSRGTTDIGTVVPEYTAKELPLHQIFKSFIKGPFGDRQIEFFNRIYSEVDEFAEEMDRNNLVKIYFGTGYPVGFFRNAPMASLDELKGGKWRSASFWHQDFLRNAGAIPVTMEWGPEIPEALKAKTLDGLMVNIDSGYLLKIHEVAPHVLVSKDLWLGHVYILAINKAVWESLAQADKDAIGLAARKSYQTLGATMEESFDIQLQDLRKAGASVRVLTKEEVSQFESVSKYKDVQDAWADKQKNNGLPNADLILAKVRSVMDKIMA from the coding sequence ATGATCAGAGACTTCGAAATATCGACTGCAGCCAGCGCAAGCCGCCGATCCTTCCTTACCTCCGCGGTCGGCGCAGCCGCTGCCGCACCATTCCTGCCTGGAGTTGCCACTGAGGCGATGGCTCAGTCTCCGCGTATCCTCAAGTTTAGCGACCATGAGCCGCTGGGTGGTATGCGCACACGCTTTCTCAAGCAGACCGTTTTTTCGGCCATAGCACGGGAATCGAAAGGGCGTCTCAAAATCGAGGATCATTGGGATGGAGAAATTGCCGCCGCCTATGATGCCCTCGGGGCAGTCTCCCGCGGCACCACGGACATCGGCACCGTCGTTCCCGAATACACCGCTAAGGAACTGCCGCTACACCAGATATTCAAAAGCTTCATCAAGGGGCCATTTGGTGACCGCCAGATCGAATTCTTCAATCGAATCTATTCGGAGGTCGACGAATTCGCGGAGGAAATGGATAGAAATAACCTTGTTAAGATCTATTTCGGCACAGGTTATCCGGTCGGGTTCTTCCGCAACGCCCCCATGGCAAGCCTGGATGAACTGAAAGGCGGCAAATGGCGATCCGCCAGCTTTTGGCACCAGGATTTTCTGAGGAACGCGGGAGCAATCCCTGTCACCATGGAATGGGGACCGGAAATCCCTGAAGCCCTGAAGGCGAAGACGCTGGACGGCCTCATGGTCAACATTGATAGCGGTTACCTGCTAAAAATCCACGAGGTAGCCCCGCATGTACTTGTTTCAAAAGACCTATGGCTGGGGCACGTCTATATTCTGGCGATAAACAAGGCTGTCTGGGAAAGCCTTGCTCAGGCAGACAAGGACGCCATAGGTCTTGCTGCCAGAAAATCCTATCAAACCCTGGGCGCCACGATGGAAGAAAGCTTCGACATTCAATTGCAAGATTTGAGAAAGGCAGGTGCGAGCGTAAGGGTACTTACCAAAGAAGAAGTGTCACAATTCGAATCCGTCTCAAAATACAAGGACGTTCAAGACGCCTGGGCTGATAAGCAGAAAAACAACGGCCTCCCAAATGCCGACCTCATCTTGGCAAAAGTCAGATCCGTTATGGACAAGATAATGGCATAA
- a CDS encoding TetR/AcrR family transcriptional regulator, with amino-acid sequence MESAVPQHLKIRKTPIQARSGATVEAINEATIQVLLADGLTRLTTTRVAHRAGVSVGTLYQYFPNKQALLFAILQAHFEEMAAAIECIDLQNGKVPLSELADSIADAYVSVKESNPDATRALYRVAGAIDQARLSPDIFSRLEAATVRLLKNASDASFSDPIRTAFTLLAALSGLSRASFARLEAGFEVLERLREESRIFARAYLLAAQNATPSHQGIGFKE; translated from the coding sequence TTGGAAAGCGCGGTTCCACAGCACCTCAAGATAAGGAAAACGCCGATCCAGGCGCGATCCGGAGCGACGGTTGAGGCGATCAATGAGGCAACGATTCAGGTTTTGCTTGCGGATGGCTTGACTCGACTGACGACCACGCGAGTAGCGCATCGTGCCGGGGTTTCGGTCGGCACACTTTACCAATATTTTCCGAACAAGCAGGCGCTGCTCTTCGCGATCCTGCAAGCCCACTTCGAGGAGATGGCGGCGGCGATTGAGTGTATCGACCTTCAAAATGGCAAGGTGCCGCTTTCCGAACTCGCCGACAGCATTGCCGATGCGTATGTCTCTGTGAAGGAGAGCAATCCCGACGCGACCAGAGCTCTTTACCGAGTGGCTGGTGCGATAGATCAAGCCCGGTTATCTCCAGATATCTTCAGCAGGCTGGAGGCAGCTACGGTCCGGCTTTTGAAAAACGCATCTGATGCGTCTTTCAGTGATCCCATAAGGACTGCCTTCACGCTGCTGGCTGCCTTGTCTGGACTGTCGCGGGCAAGTTTTGCAAGGTTGGAAGCGGGATTTGAGGTTTTGGAAAGGCTTCGTGAAGAATCTCGGATCTTCGCACGGGCCTATCTTCTGGCTGCTCAGAATGCCACTCCTTCCCATCAAGGGATTGGTTTCAAGGAGTAG
- a CDS encoding sigma factor: MARRNLGLSSGAQALKGSDGLRQERLALRLYEAQRGALVAYAARMLGDVSRAEDIVQDAWLLFDRLPDKQAIAEPLAYLRRMVGNLSINALRHVALRQRLTDRDMEAATRMVADPFPICPPEASHGSFIGEIVQPISSS; this comes from the coding sequence ATGGCTCGCAGAAATCTCGGCCTGTCCTCCGGCGCGCAGGCCTTGAAGGGGAGCGATGGTTTGCGCCAGGAACGACTTGCCTTGCGGCTCTATGAAGCCCAGCGCGGCGCGCTTGTCGCCTATGCCGCCCGCATGCTGGGCGATGTCAGCCGCGCCGAGGACATCGTTCAGGACGCCTGGCTGCTCTTCGACCGCCTGCCTGACAAACAGGCCATTGCCGAACCGCTGGCCTATCTGCGGCGCATGGTGGGCAACCTCTCGATCAATGCCCTGCGCCACGTCGCTCTGCGGCAAAGGCTGACCGATCGCGACATGGAGGCAGCGACCCGCATGGTCGCCGATCCATTTCCGATATGCCCGCCCGAGGCTTCGCACGGCAGCTTTATCGGCGAAATAGTGCAGCCCATCTCGTCTTCATAA
- a CDS encoding TonB-dependent receptor, giving the protein MKSFRNAVLCSASFGVLALVAPAHAQAAEVNASSAGAPQSEAQNDSAADIVVTGVRASIEGALKVRRTSVQIVDSVVAEDVGKLPDNNVIEALQRVTGIQVTNRTGGEASAISIRGLTDALTTLNGRNIFTSDGQSFALQDLSSNLIKQVDVYKTRAADQLETGLAGQIDVQTRRPFDFKDFAFSAQVRGIYNEQANSYNPNVSALISKRWTTDIGDIGILVNGSYSRTKYRDMSVTAGAFVPFATENPPVGSGLTPLERIFPGDSNQNWQPGQNAGLSTTPGSTILSNGVATPYYLSRDAIFSTDLYGKRERPAVNVAFQWAPNDRSTYTAEFFYNGFRGETYNAMMFSFVDYWGALDSDVTKDFSLYPGTNIVKSRYAGQVYGFNSADYTRSQTDSFLYGLNGKWDVGKAGKIEADVAYQNSKYKTAFLALRTDRTAQGINVDFNSGGGIPSYSFTDQSQLTNPAAWNLAQLYDNGERNKGDAITATLKGHNEWDSGFLRRIELGFRYDDRTASDYIRQQSTDSLGQSLTTLGSGALFTTQGFFDGRANVPTSWTLPSGYWVYQNQDQIRALYHSVFPAFKTSDQLSYTNVFNVDERTFSLYGMADGEVSIFGRPLKVQGGVRYTSVDTKLDFTDQYSFAKTISSVATQRFLPSATLRYDLTDKLKLRFNYGQTLRRPNFGDLNPAYNLTGDLTNVGYGSGTSGNAKLKPTTSTNYDLALEWYFARGSAFYTTLFRRDVQGLVVSLANRVTVTGTGLNTNSFVVTQPQNASNGTLQGAEVGFTFFPQKLPGLLKGLGVQGSFTALDSSQNIPIADSSGNIIGQSTSSFFGVSKYSFNVTGAYERGPIGARLSYVWRSAFLASNEAALFANPIGIWRTPESSLDAQLTFKVTKNLAATFDAVNLLNSVQQTYYKFGDKGNAQQYNLGTTLLSRTFALGVRYSFQ; this is encoded by the coding sequence ATGAAATCTTTCCGCAACGCAGTCCTGTGCTCGGCCTCTTTCGGGGTGCTTGCATTGGTGGCGCCAGCTCATGCCCAGGCAGCCGAGGTGAACGCGTCTTCGGCTGGCGCGCCGCAGTCTGAAGCCCAGAATGACAGCGCCGCTGATATCGTGGTGACCGGTGTGCGTGCCTCGATCGAAGGCGCACTCAAGGTTCGCCGCACCTCGGTGCAGATTGTTGATTCCGTGGTCGCCGAAGACGTGGGCAAGTTGCCCGACAACAATGTGATCGAGGCGCTGCAGCGCGTCACCGGCATTCAGGTCACCAACCGCACGGGTGGCGAAGCGTCGGCGATCTCGATCCGCGGCCTGACCGATGCGCTGACCACACTCAATGGCCGCAACATCTTTACCTCGGATGGCCAGTCCTTTGCGCTGCAGGATCTGTCGTCGAACCTGATCAAGCAGGTTGATGTTTACAAGACTCGCGCCGCTGATCAGCTGGAAACCGGCCTTGCCGGTCAAATCGACGTGCAGACTCGCCGCCCCTTCGATTTCAAGGATTTCGCTTTCTCCGCCCAGGTGCGCGGCATCTACAATGAGCAGGCCAACAGCTACAATCCCAACGTTTCGGCGCTGATTTCCAAGCGCTGGACCACCGATATCGGCGACATCGGTATTCTGGTGAACGGCAGCTATAGTCGGACCAAATATCGCGACATGAGTGTAACTGCGGGCGCCTTCGTGCCCTTCGCCACTGAAAATCCGCCCGTCGGTTCGGGCTTGACCCCGCTTGAGCGTATCTTCCCGGGCGACAGCAACCAGAACTGGCAGCCGGGCCAGAATGCGGGCCTGTCCACCACGCCCGGCTCGACCATTCTGAGCAATGGCGTGGCGACACCCTATTATCTGTCACGCGATGCCATCTTCTCGACTGATCTCTATGGCAAGCGTGAGCGTCCTGCGGTCAATGTCGCCTTCCAGTGGGCGCCCAACGACCGTTCGACCTACACCGCCGAATTCTTCTACAATGGTTTCCGCGGCGAAACCTACAACGCCATGATGTTTAGCTTTGTTGACTATTGGGGTGCGCTCGATAGTGACGTCACCAAGGACTTCTCGCTCTATCCCGGCACCAACATCGTCAAGTCGCGCTATGCAGGGCAGGTCTATGGCTTTAACAGCGCCGATTACACGCGCAGCCAGACCGACAGCTTCCTCTATGGCCTGAATGGCAAGTGGGATGTGGGCAAGGCCGGCAAGATCGAGGCTGACGTTGCCTATCAGAACAGCAAGTACAAGACCGCCTTCCTGGCGCTGCGCACCGATCGCACGGCGCAGGGCATCAATGTCGATTTCAACTCGGGCGGCGGGATCCCCTCCTACAGCTTCACCGACCAGAGCCAGCTGACCAATCCGGCGGCGTGGAATCTGGCGCAGCTCTATGACAATGGCGAGCGCAACAAGGGCGATGCCATCACCGCGACGCTCAAGGGCCACAATGAGTGGGACAGCGGTTTCCTGCGCCGCATCGAGCTGGGCTTCCGCTACGATGACCGCACCGCCAGCGATTACATCCGCCAGCAAAGCACGGATTCACTGGGTCAGTCGCTGACCACGCTGGGCAGTGGCGCGCTCTTCACCACGCAGGGCTTCTTCGATGGCCGCGCCAATGTGCCGACCAGCTGGACCCTGCCCAGCGGCTATTGGGTCTATCAGAACCAGGACCAGATTCGCGCGCTCTATCACTCGGTCTTCCCGGCCTTCAAGACCAGCGATCAGCTGAGCTACACCAATGTCTTCAATGTCGATGAGCGGACGTTCTCGCTCTATGGCATGGCCGATGGTGAGGTGAGCATCTTCGGGCGCCCGCTGAAAGTTCAGGGCGGCGTGCGCTACACCAGCGTGGACACCAAGCTGGACTTCACCGACCAGTACAGCTTCGCCAAGACGATCTCCAGCGTGGCCACCCAGCGCTTCCTGCCCAGCGCCACGCTGCGCTACGATCTGACCGACAAGCTGAAGCTGCGCTTCAACTATGGCCAGACCCTGCGCCGCCCGAATTTCGGCGATCTCAACCCGGCCTATAATCTCACGGGCGATCTCACCAATGTGGGCTATGGCAGCGGCACCTCGGGCAATGCGAAGCTGAAACCCACCACCTCGACCAACTATGACCTTGCGCTGGAATGGTATTTCGCGCGCGGCAGCGCCTTTTACACCACGCTGTTCCGCCGCGATGTGCAGGGGCTGGTGGTCTCGCTGGCCAACCGCGTGACGGTGACGGGCACCGGGCTCAACACCAACAGCTTCGTGGTGACGCAGCCGCAGAATGCCTCCAACGGCACGCTGCAGGGCGCAGAGGTGGGCTTCACCTTCTTCCCGCAAAAGCTGCCGGGTCTGCTCAAGGGGCTGGGTGTGCAGGGCAGCTTCACCGCGCTGGATTCGAGCCAGAACATCCCCATCGCCGACAGTTCGGGCAACATCATTGGCCAGAGCACCAGTTCTTTCTTCGGCGTGTCGAAGTACAGCTTCAACGTGACCGGTGCCTATGAGCGTGGCCCGATCGGCGCCCGCCTTTCTTATGTGTGGCGTTCGGCCTTCCTGGCCAGCAATGAGGCGGCGCTGTTTGCCAATCCGATTGGCATCTGGCGCACGCCAGAAAGCAGCCTGGATGCGCAGTTGACCTTCAAGGTCACAAAGAATCTGGCGGCCACCTTCGATGCGGTGAACCTGCTCAATTCGGTACAGCAGACCTATTACAAGTTCGGCGACAAGGGTAATGCGCAGCAGTACAACCTTGGTACCACGCTGCTATCGCGCACCTTTGCTTTGGGGGTCCGTTATTCGTTCCAGTAA